Genomic DNA from Sphingomonas lacunae:
CCGCCGGTGCCTTGCATGGCACCGCCTATTTCAAAATGCTCGATGACGCCGCATTTTATGCCGCCAACAGCCTTGTGCCAGACCGCTTTCTGCTGACGACCGCGTTCAACCTGCTGTTTACCCGGCCGCTGCGGTCCGGGCCGGTGACCGCCCATGGTCGATGGATCAGCGGCCGACGCCGTGTCTATGTTGCCGAAGCCAGTCTGACCGATGCCGAGGGTGAGGAAGTCGCACGGGGAACGGGTACCTTCATGCGCTCCAACTATGCGCTGTCCGGTCTGCCCGGCTACAGCATGGCGGCAGACTGATCCGCTGTGACGTATGCCCCGCCGCCCCGGCTGACCAGCGCCATGCTGGTTTCGGCGATGATCAGGCGGGTACAGGCAGCCGGGGGATTTGCCGCGATCATCCAGCGCGGCGATGATCAGGCCGGTGCCATATGGGTAGAATGTGCCGACCGCGGACAGACGCAACTGCTGCTCGAACGAACCACCGGCTTTGACGGCACGGATCAGTGGCGCGTGGCCGATCCGGACCCTGCCGTTGATGCGGAGCGCTATCGTGAGCGGATGGAACGCCGGCGACGGAGTGACCCCGACCTGTGGGTAGTTGAACTTGATATCGCGGATGCGGCTCGCTTCGCCGCCGAAACGATTGGCGCGGCTTGACCTTTGCGGTCAGCGCGGCCAAGGGCTCTTTCCGTAAACGTCAACGCGCAGGTTACCCGTGTCACCGGCATCGTCCTCCGGACAGGCCGTGTGTCGGTTCCCATCCAGGGCACCACCGGGAAAACACGCAGACGGACGGCGCGGCGAGTCGGAATGGCTGTCTTGGGCAGCATGTGCCCGGCTCTCTCCGCGACCATCCGCCCATTTGGTCGAACACGTGAGTCGTATTTTCCAGGCCGCCTCGGTGCTGGCCATTGGCGCAACCGCGCTGCTTGCTGCTCTTGTCTCTGTGC
This window encodes:
- a CDS encoding PaaI family thioesterase, with product MSGADAMAATSGEDVHFRALESLYAAAPINRSFPSRLEIIRAGEARILFDVQPEHFHAAGALHGTAYFKMLDDAAFYAANSLVPDRFLLTTAFNLLFTRPLRSGPVTAHGRWISGRRRVYVAEASLTDAEGEEVARGTGTFMRSNYALSGLPGYSMAAD
- a CDS encoding DUF1491 family protein gives rise to the protein MTYAPPPRLTSAMLVSAMIRRVQAAGGFAAIIQRGDDQAGAIWVECADRGQTQLLLERTTGFDGTDQWRVADPDPAVDAERYRERMERRRRSDPDLWVVELDIADAARFAAETIGAA